A genomic segment from Gracilinanus agilis isolate LMUSP501 chromosome 1, AgileGrace, whole genome shotgun sequence encodes:
- the PPP1R3G gene encoding protein phosphatase 1 regulatory subunit 3G, with translation METHAPQIQSLESSGSMPYGDPQLAEEDPVPRTLRLGGSGGGSGHNCPDALTQSPPSSPNGSPQLPERDASLLERELLDARRCFRARSFSLPPGPILEAAKLLQQQQQQQQQQQRLQPQPGDPGAEWGTTAQEEELLSPSACCTKCKKRVQFADSLGLSLASVKHFSAAEEPQVPPAVFSRLKSFPMRERDLEQIGDLLAAAFSPLLLEGSSPSPDSAQSLPRLRPLFQLPGPGGAASELLHLQRVCLEQIDCGAPLSLEVKGSGRVLRCAGPREVTVRYTFTEWRSFLDVPAKLQSSQSAQLDAQGQEEQPGRALLDLRPRSSEDRAGEPGELDTERFHFSLCLPPGLLRENTEEGNPGFEVHFAVCYRCAQGEFWDNNAGANYTLRCRPGLCQLQHPVQVPSEGSLEGT, from the coding sequence ATGGAGACCCATGCTCCCCAGATACAGAGTTTAGAGTCTTCAGGTTCGATGCCCTACGGAGACCCGCAGCTAGCCGAGGAGGACCCAGTTCCAAGGACCCTTCGACTGGGAGGGAGCGGCGGCGGAAGCGGCCACAATTGCCCGGACGCTCTGACTCAGAGTCCCCCCTCTTCTCCAAATGGCAGCCCCCAGCTCCCGGAAAGAGATGCCAGCCTCTTGGAGCGTGAGCTGCTGGATGCCCGCCGCTGCTTCCGCGCCCGTTCCTTCTCCCTGCCCCCGGGTCCCATCCTGGAAGCAGCCAAGTtactgcagcagcagcagcaacaacagcagcagcagcagaggctTCAGCCTCAGCCTGGGGATCCCGGAGCTGAGTGGGGCACAACAGCCCAAGAGGAGGAGCTGCTGAGCCCGAGCGCCTGTTGCACCAAGTGCAAGAAGCGGGTGCAGTTTGCCGATTCGCTGGGGCTCAGCCTGGCCAGCGTGAAGCACTTCAGCGCGGCCGAAGAGCCTCAGGTGCCCCCAGCCGTGTTCTCCCGCCTCAAGAGCTTTCCCATGCGGGAGCGGGACCTGGAGCAGATAGGGGACCTGCTGGCCGCGGCATTCTCCCCGCTCCTGCTGGAGGGCAGCAGCCCTAGTCCGGACTCGGCCCAATCGCTGCCCCGCCTGCGGCCTCTCTTCCAGCTGCCGGGGCCAGGCGGAGCTGCTTCTGAGCTTCTCCATTTACAGCGGGTGTGCCTGGAGCAGATAGACTGCGGCGCGCCACTCTCCCTCGAGGTGAAGGGCTCCGGCCGGGTGCTGCGCTGCGCAGGGCCCCGCGAGGTGACCGTGCGCTACACCTTCACCGAATGGCGCTCCTTCTTGGACGTGCCCGCCAAGCTGCAGTCCAGCCAGTCAGCCCAACTAGACGCGCAGGGACAAGAAGAGCAGCCCGGGCGAGCTCTCCTAGACCTAAGGCCCAGGAGCTCCGAGGACCGGGCTGGGGAACCCGGCGAACTGGACACCGAGCGCTTCCATTTTTCACTGTGTTTGCCTCCGGGACTGCTACGAGAGAACACCGAGGAGGGGAATCCAGGCTTCGAAGTCCACTTCGCAGTCTGTTATCGTTGTGCGCAGGGCGAGTTCTGGGACAACAACGCTGGGGCCAACTACACCCTGAGGTGCCGTCCGGGTCTCTGCCAGTTGCAGCATCCAGTGCAGGTGCCTTCTGAGGGCAGCCTAGAGGGCACTTAA